The DNA region GCAGACTGAGTTCGTGTGGTCGGATCCACCTGAGGCAGCACCTGTCGGAGGTTTCCGGTGAGATCTCGACCATCGACAGAAAGCACCAGGTATTCACTGGCCCGAACAACCGGAACGACAGCCGTGGGTATTCCGATATGCGCTTCCATCCTGCCGGTTTCCAGCAATTCGATCACGGACTGTTGAGCAGTCAGCATGGTGCCTTCGTCGGCCAGTCGCTGAACGACAATGCCATCAAATGGAGCCAACAGAGTGCTGTCTTTTTCTTCCAGACGCAGTCGTTCCAGCTGCGATTCGAGAATCTGAACGGATGCCTGCTGGCCCGCAATTTGTTCCGCCCGAGTTCCTGCGGTGAGTTCCTCCAGCCTGCGAGCAGCGGAGTCTCGTTTTGCTGCCATCATTTTCCACCCGAACAAGGCATCATCGACATTCTGCCTGGCAGCCGCATCGCGCTTCGACAATTCCTGAGTTCGTGTCAGCGTCAGCTGTCGAAGTTCAGCTTCCGCCTTCAAAGCGTCCAGTTCAGCGGCCGCTGCCTCGATCGTTTCCTTGCGCGGTCCCGCCGTCAGCTCATCGAGCACCGCCTGTTGCTGGGCAAGCCTTGCCTGTGTCTCACGAATCTGAATCTGCAGTTGCCGCTGGTCCAGGTTCGCAATTGGCTCGCCTTTCCTGAGAGATTCTCCTTCGTCGACAAATACCTGTTCCAGTCGCCCCGATCGTTCGAACCCCAAACCGGATCGACGCGCTGCTCTCAGAGTTCCCGTGAAGACCAGTTGTCGGGATGCCTGAGTCACATGCCGAAGCGTATCGACTTCGACAGGCATCTCAGTCACTCCGGGAGAATCAGTGATGCCCGGCGAGTCCGGCGCGATGGATTCCCCTGAGACGCTCGATCTTCCCGGCAGCGCTGCTTCCATGCCGTCGAACCGCGACGACCACGCGAACAGCCCGCCTGCAACGGCAACAGCAAGGGCCAGGAGTTTGAGAAACGGCTTCATTATTGACAACCCGCCAGCAATTAATGGGTACGGTCCGGAAGAATTCAGCGTCCGATCACCACTTCTGTTTCAGACGGCGAAACTCCTCGGCAAAGACGTCTTTCAGAATTTGTCGGGCAGTAGATTCATAGTCGTGACTGGAAGAAAGTGGCGTCCAGCCAAAGCCGTCAATCAGACTATGAATGTTACGGCGAATGGCCTGGAAAGGTTCCCGGATACCCAGTTCAGCAATCGCTTCGCTTGTGGCGATAATTGCATAGGCACCTTCTGTCATCGACCAGAGACCGAACACCAGATCTTCCGGGGCCATTCCGTCGGGCAACGTCACATGGCCATTCGCAATGCCATCCCGAACGACACCAGCAACGATGCCTACGCACTGCATCTGGCAGCCTTTGACCAATGACCTGCGGTCCGGGCTGGTCTTCTCCCAGATCGAATCGGACTTAACGATATGTTCCACCCGAAAGTGATCTGGGTAAAGACGTACGAACATCTCCGCCGCGACACCAATCGCGGCCAGTCGCTCGCGCGTCGCTGCCCTCCAGGCAGCCGCTCGCTGAAACATCGCGCGACGGATATCCATGGTCTCCACCAGCAACGCAAGAATGATGTCTACTTTGCATTTGAAGTGGTTGTAAATGGTACCGCGAGAGACACCCAGTTCGGTGGCCAGCGAATCCAGGCTTAACCCGTGATATCCGCCGGAAAGAACCAGCTTTCGGCTCAACTGCAGAATACGCTGCTCGCGGTCGCGTATTTCCTGTTGTTTCGGTGACAGTGTTTCCATGAAAACACCTTATTGACAACCTGTCAGTTTTCAAACTGTTTTCTGACATTTTGTCAGGAAAGACATTCAGATTGTTCATCCGTGGTTGAACTGCGCGTTGAAAAACCCGGACAGACACGCAGGGCGACTGGAAATCGTCGTGTTTTAAGGTTTCCCGCACGAGCCAGTCCCGTTGTTCAACAGGCTGTTAAGTTAAGTGAACACCCGCAGCATCCGCCCGGGAATTCCCAACCCCGGCACGATCCGGTTCCCTGCGAAGACGCCTGTTGCCCGGCGTATCCCGAGTTAGTTACCATCGCCCAACTAATGAATGGCTCCGTGCTTCGGCCCATCAATCACCAGTTCTTATGGCGCGACCACAGACAATCAGCAACGAGCAAATCATCGAAACTGCCCGAGAGTGTTATCTCGAACACGGCGCAGCGGTTTCGACGGATGTGATTGCCGAAAGGCTGGGTGTTTCGGCCCAGGCTTTGTTGAAACGATTCGGGACGAAGACCGATCTCCTGATTGCCGCCATGCGTCCGCCAGCTCGAGCTCCATGGGTTCCCGTGGCGGAAGCGGGTCCTGACGATCGTCCGGTGGACAAACAGCTCGCTGGACTTCTGGAGCAGATCGCCGTGTATTTCGATGATCTCGCTCGACGAATGGCGGTGCTTCGCTGGAGTCAGATTGATCTGGCTCAGGTGATTTCCGGATACAGCGAACCGCCTCCTTTAGTCAGCATTCGGACGCTGGCGGGATGGCTGGAACGCTGCTCTGCCAGAGGTCTTCTTCAGACGATGGACTACCAGGCCACATCGATGATGCTTTTAAGTGCACTTCATGGGCCTACGATGCTGACAGACATTCTTGGTCAGCATCCCACCGGACATTCGCGTCGGCAGTATGTGCGACTGCTCGTCAGGAATTTTCTTCAGGGGCTAGCCGTCACCTCTCCGTCCGTTTCCAGTCACCCGATTTCCCGTTCGGAAAAACACAGAGTTTCAGGCAGGTAGAAATGTCACGAATTTCGATCGTGGTCAACGTCATCGGCGCAGTCTTGATACTGGGGCTCGGGATTGCCGGCTTCAAGGTATTCGGGAAGCCGCCTGTCGTGCCATCTGACAATTCAAAGCAGGATGGCGCAAATACACCGGTGGACGTGATGACGCAGGAGGCGAGACTCTGGGACGCCCCATTTGACATCACCACAGACGGCGAAGCCGCCACATACCGTGTACTGACGGTCGGTGCAGAAGTGACGGGGCGCATTCTGGCGAAACCAGAAACCACTCGCAGTGGTACATTTGTGCCTGAAGGAACGCTCTTATTCGAGATCGACCCGCTGAACTACGAACTGGAAATTAATCGCCTTACCGCCCGTCTGCTGCAGGCGCAGGAGGAATTGAATGCTATCGATGTTGATATCGCCAATACACGAAGCCTGAAGCAACTTACAGAAGAAGACGTGCGTGTGCAGTCGGGTCAGCTGAAACGACTTCGATCATTGTTCGACCGGGGTGCAACAACAGAAAACGAAGTGGATGTCGCCATCAGAAACGAACTGGTGGCACGCAATGCAATGCAGACACAGGTCAACCAGTTAACAACACTCGAGCAGCAAAAGAAGACACGCGCGGCAGCTGTCGAACTTGTCACAGCCGAACTGGCTCGTGCAAAGACAGATCTGAAACGATGCAGGGTACTGGCCCCGATTTCCGGGCGCATTGTGGACGACGTGGTGGAAGAAGGTGACTATGTCAAACCCGGTGACCTTCTGGTACACATCAGTGATTCCGAACGAATGGAAGTGAAATGCAGCCTTCAGGCAGAAGAGGTTGCCTGGATCTGGCAGCAGAGCACAATCACCGATCCGACCACGTCCGGACCGGATCCCTTCGCGGCCCCACAGGTTCCCTGCGAAGTGATCTTTGAGTTTCAGGGCGCAGAAACCATCTGGGACGGTGTCCTGTCCCGCTACGAAGGTACGGGGATGGATCGACAGACGCGCATGTTCCCCTGTCGAATTCTTGTGGACGAACCAACAAAGACTCGTGTTGAAGACAGTCTCGGCGGAGCCGCCGTTTCACCCCCAACACTCTTAAGCGGCATGTACGTGACCGTTCGAATTCCTGTTTCATCCCCGACACCCTTGCTCCAGATTCCTGCGGAAGCGATCCGTCCGGGAGAACTATTGTGGGTCGTTCGGGATAACAAGCTGCACATCACGCCCATTCGCCTGGTCAATGTGGCGGATGACGTCGCATTGATTCTGCAACAGGGCGAAGCTGTGAATCCGGGCGACCGTATTATCGTATCTCCGCTTCCTTCCGTGAAAGACGGAATGCCGGTTCAGGAGGTGGTTCGATGATCAACAGTCTTGTTCGCTGGGCGATTCGACAGACTCCGGCAATGAACACAATCATGCTGGCTGTGCTGGCCGTTGGTCTGCTGGCCGCCGTGTCGCTTCGCAGGGAAGTCTTTCCTCAGTTTGAAATCGAACGTATTCTGGTTTCGGTACCCTATCCGGGAGCCAGTCCTGACGAAGTTGAAAGCGGCATCTGTCAAAAGATCGAAGAAGCCATCCGTTCGGTTGATGGAATCAAGAAGGTGACTTCTGTTGCCGCAGAAGGAGCTGGCAATGTCGTCATCGAAGTACGAACGGACGTCCCAAGCGTTCAGCGAGTACTGAGCGAAGTCCAGTCGCAGATCGATCGCATCCCGAGCTTTCCGGATCTGGCCGAAGAACCCGACGTACAGCAGGTGACCCTGCGCAACAAGGCCATTACGGTCGGGCTCATTCAGAATGAATCCGAAGCGGTCGATGCGGAACTTCAACTGCGGGAAGTTGCCGAACAGGTGCGCGACGACTTACTGCTGATCCAACAGATTTCGCAGGCGGACATCGTTGGAGAGAGGAAGTATCAGATTGATGTGGAGATTCCGGAAAAGACACTGCGGGAATATGGCCTGACCCTGACAGACGTCGCCCGTCGCCTCCGAATTCGCAATCTGGAACTGCCTGGAGGAACTCTTCGGGATCGCGGTGAAACCTATCTGTTGCGCGGTAAGGATAAACGCGTTCTCGGCGAACAGATCAAATCGATTCCGCTGATTACCCGCCCCGATGGAGTTGTCTTAACCGTGGCCGACCTTGGTGTGGTGAAGGACGAGTTTATCGACACCACATCCATCAGCCGCATCGATGGCAAACCTGGTCTGGCCATCGATGTGAGCGCATCCGCTCAGGAAGACCTTTTGTCCATGGCGGACGCGGTCAAGGACTATGTTCGTAATAAGAAACTGCCGGACGGATACAGTCTGACGACGTGGGGCGACAGCTCTGTAGAAGTTCGAGATCGGCTGGATCTGCTTCGTCGCAATGGGTTACAGGGGCTGATTCTTGTCTTTGTCATTCTGGCGTTGTTTCTGGAATTTCGCCTGGCCTTCTGGGTCGCACTGGGTATCCCCATTTCACTGCTCGGCGCCTGCGCGGTCCTGTGGCAGTTTGACCAGACGCTTAACATGTTGTCCCTGTTCTCCTTTCTCATCGCGCTTGGCATCGTGGTGGATGATGCCATTGTGATTGGCGAGAATATCTATTCGCATCGACAGATGGGCAAGTCAGCCATGCAGGCGGCCATCGATGGCACTATTGAAGTTGTGCCATCCGTGACAACATCAATTGTGACGACCGTGTTCGCATTTATGCCGATGTTTTTTGTGACCGGCATCATGGGCAAGTTTTTTGCGGTGATGCCGCTGGCAGTGATTGCCATCCTGGTAATATCGCTTCTGGAAGCAACGTTCATTCTGCCCTGTCACCTGGCACATTCTCCCGGCAAACCATTTTTTCTGACAGCCGGGCTGAATCAGTTCACGAACGTAGTCCTGGACAGCTTTATTCGGCTGATCTACACGCCGCTGGTTCGTTTCAGTGTCAACAACCCTGGTATCACCATCAGCAGTGCGATATCTCTTCTGATGCTGAGTGCAACACTGGTGATCAACGGCACCGTGCCGAGCATCTTCTTCCCGAAGCTGGATGCTCCTGAAGTGATCGGCAAAGTGGTATTTCCTGATGGTACGCCCAGCCGTTTTGCTGATGAAGCAACGCGCCGGATTGAGCAGGCGATGCTGGACCTCAACGCAAAGCACGCGGCAGATGGACAGCCGATTGCAAAAGCGATGCATCGAATGGTCGGTTACCTGAAAGAACAGGTTGGCCCCGGAGCTGGTCAGGTAACTGAGGGAAGCCATGTCGGCTCGGTGCATGTCCAGCTGGTCGACGGAGCAGAACGCCAGCAGACCAGCGAAGAGATTGTCAACGAATGGCGGAAAATGGTCGGGCCGATCGCTGGTGTGGAGACCCTCACGTTTGGTTCGCAGGCTCGTGGGCCGGGCGGTAAACCCATCGAATTCAAACTAATGGCACCGGCAACACATATGGAAGAACTGGAAGCTGCCGTGGAAGAAGCCAAATTGAAGCTTCGAACCTATCCGGGAGTTTTCGATGTTGAGGACGATTCGCGTCCGGGGAAATGGGAGTTGCAGCTGCGAGAAAAACCCGGTGCAGTGGCCATGGGCGTCCCGCTGGAAAGCATCGCCCGTACCGTCCGGGCATCCTACTACGGCGAAGAGGTCATGCGGTTACAACGGGGGCGGCATGAAGTGAAACTCATGGTGCGCTACCCCGAGGAAGATCGCAAATCGCTGGCAAAGTTCTCGGACATTCGCGTGGATGACGGAAGCGGTATCCAGCGGCCAATCACCGAACTTGCCGATGTCGAGGTGACTCGAGGCTATTCGGAGATCAATCGAATCGATCAGCGGCGATCAATCACAATCTCGTGCGATATCGACGAGAAGAAAGCGAACGCAAAACTCATCATCAATGACCTGCAAAACGGAGCTGGTGGTGAATCCAAGGCAGCAAACAAGGACCGTGCCGGAGAGACTGACGGCGATCCGTTGGCAAATGATGCTGAAGCCGGGTCCAACGCATTCATGCCCGCGTTGCTGAAAAAATACCCTCACATACGCGTTCGCTGGGAGGGCCAGCAGGAACAGGATACGGAATCCGTCCAGAGTCTGGGGCTGGGGTTTGTGATCGCTCTGATCGCGATGTTTGTTTTACTGACGGTGGAATTCACTTCATACATTCAGCCCCTGGTCGTGATGGCGGTTATCCCGTTCGGCATCGTCGGTGCGATTGTTGGTCACGCTGTCATGGGGCTGCCTCTCACTCTGTTCAGCGTGCTCGGACTCGTCGCGCTGAGTGGGGTCGTGGTGAATGATTCCATCGTTCTGGTCGACTTCATCAACTCGCTGGTACGTTCCGGCGTTCCTGTTCACACAGCCGTCGTCGAAGCGGGCCAAAGACGGTTTCGTCCAGTGCTGCTGACGTCACTGACAACAGTTGCCGGATTAGCACCCATTCTTTCGGAGACGTCGTTTCAGGCCCAATTGGTCATTCCCATGGCGACCAGTCTCTGCTTCGGACTAATGACATCAACGATTCTTGTGCTGGTGCTTGTGCCGGTCTTTTACTCCGTCTACTCACGCGTTGTCGGAATGCGAACTCATGCTGTTGAAGCCGCTTAGCTGTCCGCTGAAAATCAGGACAGGCTCGCAGCAGGACTGGAGGCCATCGTGTTTTCAGGTCTCCTGCTCGAGCCAGTCCCGTACTTCAACAGGCTGTTAGCATGATACTCAGGCTTTAATGCTACGGCCGAATTGGATGCACGAATGTCGATGACCTTCGTGCCACAGCTCTGACAACAACGACCACCAGGCGGAGTCAGCCGGTTTAGTGGGAAGGGCAGTGATCCACCGGGCAGTCATCCACCGAGCAGTGATTCACAGGCAAAGATTCACCAGGCGAATAGACTCGGGTGAACGTCTGACGTTCTTCGGGACTGCCGGACACACATGCACCGAAAGGATCTCCTCAGGTGCGGCAAATGCTGGGCCAGCGACCCCGGGAATTCCTGATCACTGTTCAGATGATAATTCAGCAGAAGCCATCAGACTTGTCTTACAAAGACAACGGCTTAATGACCGGCGTTCTTTAACTGGCGGTATTTTTCGCTGTATTTCTGGTACAGCTGTTTGTGTCGATCATTGAGATCCACTTTTCGCCCCTGTACCCAGGCCATGCTAACCTGTGTTTCGGTTTCCAGCGGATCGCCATCGCTGACGAACAGCGTTGCATCTTTGCCTTTCTCCAGGGATCCGACACGGTCCGCAACTTCAAGGATTTCAGCCGGCCAGATGGTGACTGAGCGGACGGCATCTTCGTAAGACAAACCGTACGCCGACGCAGTGGCGGCGTGATAAGCCAGGTTCCGTGTGTTCCAGGTTTCGGAACGTCCTGAACCAGAAATGCAGAATCGAACTCCGGCTTTCTGCAGTCTTGCGGGAAGAGTGTAAGCATCGTCATAGTCTTCGTGCCGACGCATGGGATTGCGATGAACGGCATCAATAATCACGGGCACATCGTGCTGTTTGAGTAGTTCCGCACACTGCTCTGCATCCGCCCCGCCAAAGATGATGAGTCGAACGTTTTCTGCGACCGCAAACGCCACGGCCGACTGAATCTCCAGTGCTCGATTTGCAGAGACCAGCATTGGGATACTTCGGTCCAGAACAGGCTCCATCGCTTCCAGCCGAATGTCGTAGGCCTGACTATCGGATCCAGCCAGCCTGGCTTTTTTCCACGCGCGGGCATCCTCAAACAGATCTTTGAGCTCTTTCAGCGGCGATTCGTCGGAGTTGCTTCGTGATGATCTTGACGACCCCATACGAGGCCAGTTCACCACCATCGCCGCGTTTGCTTTCAGGGTAAGATCTTCATACGTCCAGCCATCCAGCTGCAGCACCGACGCTTTCCCACTGACCAGGCCGCTCGAAGGCGCGCTCAGTGCAATGAGGACGCCATTGGACCGAGTCACAGGTATCAGCTCGCTGTCGGGATTGACGGCAACGTTGGCGGTGACGTTGGGATTGATCCGACCAGCCTCGGCGTAGTCGTGCGTGGCTCGCACTGCCCCGAATTCCGTCAGGCCAAGTTGCGAATGCGATTCAATCAGGCTGGGATAGACATGCCGGCCCTTCAAATCAATGACTTCCGCATCAGCCGGAACATCCGGCGTTGTGCCAATCTCCGTGATCCGCCCGTTTTCAAAAACGATGCCTCCTTCGATGGGGGTCCCGACAATTGTATGGATAACACCATTGATCAGAGCGATCGGTTTCTTCTGCGGCGCACCAGGAATGACATCCGAAGCCAATACAGGCATGGTGCTTGCGACAAGTGCAAACAATGTCGCCAGAGATTGCAGATTCCGTTGGAAGGCGTTCATATGAGCCACCATTTCAATAACTGGCTGTCGCTGGTAGATGGACGGACCGGGGTTCAGTTGCAGATTCGAAATACGAAAACACAGGTTTGTCGACGGTCGAAGTGCGAATTGCGACCGCAGGCGTGGCGAATCACTCGCCGGCCTGTTCATCAAGCAGGCGCACTCGTTTCGAATAGTCAATGTGTTGGCAGAATTCGTCGAAACGCGGCCAGAGATCGGATGGATCGCTTCCTTTCTCCTCCCCGGATCGCATTTTGTTTCCGGATTTCAGGATCTTCTGAATCAGAGTCGTTCGCATTTCGTGTGCGGCGTCGCGAAGCTGTTCGTCTTCTCGCCGGTGGAAGAATGGTCGGCCATCAATCCATGTCTGTTCACATCGGGAAAAGTTGGACAGCGGATCGGCATTCCAGACGACAAAGTCTGCATGCTTACCTGGTTCAAGTGATCCCACATACTGATCGATGCGAAGCTGCCTTGCTGGATTCAGAGTCACAAACTTGAGAGCTTCTTCACGTGAAACGCCACCATACTTGACTGCTTTCGCGGCTTCCTGATTCAGGTGCCTTGCCAGTTCGCCATCGTCAGAATTGAACGAAACCACGACGCCTGCACTGTGCATCAATGCGCCGGCGTAGGGAATAGCATCCTGCACTTCCATTTTGTAAGCCCACCAGTCTGAGAATGCCGATGCCATCGCACCGTGGCGTGCCATTGCGTCGGCCACTTTATAGCCTTCCAGGATGTGCTGGAATGTGCCAATGGTGATCTTGTATTCATCCAGAATGCGAATCAATGCAAGGATTTCATCCTGCCGGTAACTGTGGCAGTGAATCCACCTTTTGCCTTCGATGATCTCTCGCAACGCATCCAGTTCCAGATTGCGCCGGGGTGGAAGACCTCGACGTTCTTTCTGCCAGGCGTCCATTCTTGCCGCATAATCCCGCGTTGCCCGAAAAGCGTCCCGATAGATTTGCTCCACACCCATTCGCGTTTGTGGATAGCGTCCGGTTGGTTCAGACCAGTTGCTTTGCTTGACGTTTTCACCCAGAGCAAACTTCACACCTTTGGGGGCTTCGGCGAATTTCATTTGTTCGCCATTCATGCCCCAGCGAAGCTTGATCACCTGATTCTGACCACCGATCGGATTCGCAGAACCATGAAGGATGTTGGCCGCAGTCACACCACCTGCCAGTTGCCGGTAAATGGTGATATCGTCGCTGTCGATGAAGTCTCCGATGCGAACTTCACAGGTGATTGCCTGAGCACTTTCATTGACGCCACCATCGGTCGCAGCATGGGAATGGCAATCGATCATGCCGGGCGAAATATGCATCCCGCGAACATCGTAGATCTCCGCGTTTTCGGGGATCTCCAGGCTCTGGCCAACCG from Planctomycetaceae bacterium includes:
- a CDS encoding efflux RND transporter periplasmic adaptor subunit codes for the protein MKPFLKLLALAVAVAGGLFAWSSRFDGMEAALPGRSSVSGESIAPDSPGITDSPGVTEMPVEVDTLRHVTQASRQLVFTGTLRAARRSGLGFERSGRLEQVFVDEGESLRKGEPIANLDQRQLQIQIRETQARLAQQQAVLDELTAGPRKETIEAAAAELDALKAEAELRQLTLTRTQELSKRDAAARQNVDDALFGWKMMAAKRDSAARRLEELTAGTRAEQIAGQQASVQILESQLERLRLEEKDSTLLAPFDGIVVQRLADEGTMLTAQQSVIELLETGRMEAHIGIPTAVVPVVRASEYLVLSVDGRDLTGNLRQVLPQVDPTTRTQSAIIDLRGENAFLADGQIVKLRLSESMDTDGYRVPVSALSSGSKGLWSLAVVETTEEGREIVRLRPVEVVLTEGETVVVRGAVDGGERFVRQGAHRLTDGQRIHQIRTLESSDESAQAAEMDLP
- a CDS encoding TetR/AcrR family transcriptional regulator: METLSPKQQEIRDREQRILQLSRKLVLSGGYHGLSLDSLATELGVSRGTIYNHFKCKVDIILALLVETMDIRRAMFQRAAAWRAATRERLAAIGVAAEMFVRLYPDHFRVEHIVKSDSIWEKTSPDRRSLVKGCQMQCVGIVAGVVRDGIANGHVTLPDGMAPEDLVFGLWSMTEGAYAIIATSEAIAELGIREPFQAIRRNIHSLIDGFGWTPLSSSHDYESTARQILKDVFAEEFRRLKQKW
- a CDS encoding TetR/AcrR family transcriptional regulator; the protein is MARPQTISNEQIIETARECYLEHGAAVSTDVIAERLGVSAQALLKRFGTKTDLLIAAMRPPARAPWVPVAEAGPDDRPVDKQLAGLLEQIAVYFDDLARRMAVLRWSQIDLAQVISGYSEPPPLVSIRTLAGWLERCSARGLLQTMDYQATSMMLLSALHGPTMLTDILGQHPTGHSRRQYVRLLVRNFLQGLAVTSPSVSSHPISRSEKHRVSGR
- a CDS encoding HlyD family efflux transporter periplasmic adaptor subunit translates to MSRISIVVNVIGAVLILGLGIAGFKVFGKPPVVPSDNSKQDGANTPVDVMTQEARLWDAPFDITTDGEAATYRVLTVGAEVTGRILAKPETTRSGTFVPEGTLLFEIDPLNYELEINRLTARLLQAQEELNAIDVDIANTRSLKQLTEEDVRVQSGQLKRLRSLFDRGATTENEVDVAIRNELVARNAMQTQVNQLTTLEQQKKTRAAAVELVTAELARAKTDLKRCRVLAPISGRIVDDVVEEGDYVKPGDLLVHISDSERMEVKCSLQAEEVAWIWQQSTITDPTTSGPDPFAAPQVPCEVIFEFQGAETIWDGVLSRYEGTGMDRQTRMFPCRILVDEPTKTRVEDSLGGAAVSPPTLLSGMYVTVRIPVSSPTPLLQIPAEAIRPGELLWVVRDNKLHITPIRLVNVADDVALILQQGEAVNPGDRIIVSPLPSVKDGMPVQEVVR
- a CDS encoding efflux RND transporter permease subunit → MINSLVRWAIRQTPAMNTIMLAVLAVGLLAAVSLRREVFPQFEIERILVSVPYPGASPDEVESGICQKIEEAIRSVDGIKKVTSVAAEGAGNVVIEVRTDVPSVQRVLSEVQSQIDRIPSFPDLAEEPDVQQVTLRNKAITVGLIQNESEAVDAELQLREVAEQVRDDLLLIQQISQADIVGERKYQIDVEIPEKTLREYGLTLTDVARRLRIRNLELPGGTLRDRGETYLLRGKDKRVLGEQIKSIPLITRPDGVVLTVADLGVVKDEFIDTTSISRIDGKPGLAIDVSASAQEDLLSMADAVKDYVRNKKLPDGYSLTTWGDSSVEVRDRLDLLRRNGLQGLILVFVILALFLEFRLAFWVALGIPISLLGACAVLWQFDQTLNMLSLFSFLIALGIVVDDAIVIGENIYSHRQMGKSAMQAAIDGTIEVVPSVTTSIVTTVFAFMPMFFVTGIMGKFFAVMPLAVIAILVISLLEATFILPCHLAHSPGKPFFLTAGLNQFTNVVLDSFIRLIYTPLVRFSVNNPGITISSAISLLMLSATLVINGTVPSIFFPKLDAPEVIGKVVFPDGTPSRFADEATRRIEQAMLDLNAKHAADGQPIAKAMHRMVGYLKEQVGPGAGQVTEGSHVGSVHVQLVDGAERQQTSEEIVNEWRKMVGPIAGVETLTFGSQARGPGGKPIEFKLMAPATHMEELEAAVEEAKLKLRTYPGVFDVEDDSRPGKWELQLREKPGAVAMGVPLESIARTVRASYYGEEVMRLQRGRHEVKLMVRYPEEDRKSLAKFSDIRVDDGSGIQRPITELADVEVTRGYSEINRIDQRRSITISCDIDEKKANAKLIINDLQNGAGGESKAANKDRAGETDGDPLANDAEAGSNAFMPALLKKYPHIRVRWEGQQEQDTESVQSLGLGFVIALIAMFVLLTVEFTSYIQPLVVMAVIPFGIVGAIVGHAVMGLPLTLFSVLGLVALSGVVVNDSIVLVDFINSLVRSGVPVHTAVVEAGQRRFRPVLLTSLTTVAGLAPILSETSFQAQLVIPMATSLCFGLMTSTILVLVLVPVFYSVYSRVVGMRTHAVEAA
- a CDS encoding amidohydrolase family protein; protein product: MNAFQRNLQSLATLFALVASTMPVLASDVIPGAPQKKPIALINGVIHTIVGTPIEGGIVFENGRITEIGTTPDVPADAEVIDLKGRHVYPSLIESHSQLGLTEFGAVRATHDYAEAGRINPNVTANVAVNPDSELIPVTRSNGVLIALSAPSSGLVSGKASVLQLDGWTYEDLTLKANAAMVVNWPRMGSSRSSRSNSDESPLKELKDLFEDARAWKKARLAGSDSQAYDIRLEAMEPVLDRSIPMLVSANRALEIQSAVAFAVAENVRLIIFGGADAEQCAELLKQHDVPVIIDAVHRNPMRRHEDYDDAYTLPARLQKAGVRFCISGSGRSETWNTRNLAYHAATASAYGLSYEDAVRSVTIWPAEILEVADRVGSLEKGKDATLFVSDGDPLETETQVSMAWVQGRKVDLNDRHKQLYQKYSEKYRQLKNAGH